The Oryctolagus cuniculus unplaced genomic scaffold, mOryCun1.1 SCAFFOLD_77, whole genome shotgun sequence DNA segment agcctcagctattgtggccatttggagagtagactaatagatggaagatctctctctctctctttcaactatctatctttctccttctctgtcactcagccttctatattttaaagatttatttgtttcttttgaaagtcagagttgcacagagagaggaagagacagagacagagggagaaatcttccatctgcttgttcactccctccagatggctacaatggctggtgttggttcaggctaaagccatgagtcaggagattcttccagtctCCGTGCGAGTGGCTGGAgctcaaacacttgtgccatcctctgttgcttttcccaggccattagcagggagctggactggaaatggagtagccagaacatAAAGATAtaagatggcagcatcacaggtgctAACTTTACCCATTACCCCTCAAAGAcagcccttctgcctttcaaataaataaatgaatctagttttaaaaaataagtctttgagTATCTTCCTGGTTGTGTTTGAAATCATATAGCCAACGAATGCAATGGTGTGATAACATCATTACAATGAATGGGGACCCAGACACTGGGAACTGATCCTGTGCCCAGCATGTAGAATGTTTGGTAGGTTGTTttctaagtctttttaaaaatctatttatttgaaatagagctacagagagagagagagagaagagacagagagagagagagagagagagagagagaccttccttccactggttcactccacaaatgcctgcaatatccagagatgggccgagctgaagccagaagccaggagcttcatccaggcctcccacatggcaggcaggggcccaagtccttgggccagcttctttttttaagatttattttgcttatttggaagtcagggttacacagagagaaaaggagaggcagagagagagagaaaaaggtcttccatccactggttcactccccagttggccacaatggctggtctgcacccatctggagccaggagccaggagcttcctgcaggtcttcccatgtgggtgcaggagcccaaggacttaggtcattttccactgcttttccaggccatagcagagagctggatcagaagtggagcttctaggacttgaactggtgcctatataggatgccagcactgcaggctgtggcttcacctgctatgccacagcactggcccctgggccatcttctgatgctttccaaggCATGCTAGTattgaactggatcagaaatggagcagtcaagtCTCAAactggtatccacatgggatgctagaatCACTggaagtggcttaagccactatgccacaacagtgcCCCCCACAATGTTTTGAGAGTGCTCCTGGGATGGCAAGTATTTGTCAAGCGGTTTGTATGTGTCAGACTCTACAGTACCTCAACATGTTATGAATGTCCCTCATGTTCAGAAACCGAGTCACCACTCCTCCAAACCTGTTTCCTCTGAGACTGAGTTTCTGAACAGGACACTGTTGCCACAAGAGTCCATCCATCCTCCAGGTCACAAGGGATGCTGAGATGACAGCAGCTGTCAGCTAGCAAGGGGTCATAGAACACTTCAGCACTGGCTGGGGGTGCAAAAGAACATTTCAATTTTGTAGAGACCTGAAAtctggggcctgaccctggaggagaGAAGCAGCCTCTGTGCTACTGGGAGGAAACATCAGAAGATTTCCCTGCTGGGACCCCAAGTTACAGAAAGATGCTGCTGCTCCCTTTTCTGAACCTCCAAATGACAGGTTTGCCAGCTGCAGTCTTTGCAGCCTTCCTGGGCTCCCTTAACCCACATGAGTAGGCACAAGACCCAACAGACAGGTGCCAACCAATCACTGGATTTGGAGTTTTACTGCATGTCACTATTGCTCCCTAGAGAGTCCAGTTGATGCATTTAAGTAATTTCTCTCTGTGGGACACTTGAAGCAAGTTTACTCATCAGTGCAGTGTATAAGCCCTCTGAGAGTGGTTCTGAGTTGGAGTGCTGAGGAGCCATTGATGTTTAGCTCTACCCAAAAGGTAAGAATGAACCCTGGGATGTATGTCATATACCTGTGTGTTTATCTATTCAAATATCCCCAAGATATCAAGCAttacagttattaaaaatatatcttgggTCCACTGTCTGAAATGATGACACCCTATATAGGCACTGCTTCATGTACTAACTGctacacttctttctttttttttttaagatttatttacttatttgaaaggtagaaatacagagaggcagaaacagagaaaaagaggtcttccatccagtgattcactctccagatagctgtaatgaatggagctgagctgatccgaagccaggagctaggaactctctctggatctcccactcaaGGGTAGCTGCctgatgacttgggccatcttctgtttttccagtcagagagcaggatcagaagtggagcagccaggactcaaactggcatccatatgggatgctggtactgtaggtggtggctttacctgctacaccacagtgccagccccttctgcacttctgatctagttccctgctaataggcctaagaatgcagtgaaagatgacacaaagctttgggcctctgcacccttgtggaagacccagatggagttcaagccTCCTGCTTCAATCTGTCCCAGACCTAGCCATCACTgatagattctgtgtgtgtgtttgtgtgtatgtttgtaattctgcctttcaaatatatatatgtatgtatgtaaatatatatatagtacatcaAGCtactgcctaaaaaaaaaaaagaaaacactcaaaatcAATGGCTccccttgtggcacagtgggttaacccaccagctgtggtgctggagtcccatatcagagtgctagattAAATTCTGAATGATTGACATTttgcccagttccctgctgttccacctgggaaagcagcagaaaatggcccaaatacttgagtctctgaCACTCATGTGTGAGATCCAGCTAGTATTCCTGTCTGATGGCTTCAGCTAAGTCCATCTTGGGTGTTGTCATCATGTGagatgtgaaccaatggatgaaagttctctatcaatatgcctttcaaataaatcattaaaaataaaagaataaaatccataaATATTTAAGCTTAATgctagaaagcatttgattaaattcaGCATCTAAGCTTTAAAGAAACTGTTAGAAGAGAAGTAAAATAtcagaattttttattataatcaaAATTGTCTCTGAGGAGCCCATAACAATCAGTATCATTAAGATAAGACAATGAAAGCTCTTTTCCTGGGAGTTTACTCTGACAAAGCTACCTCCTTCCATTCTATTTCTGCAACATTGTACTAGAAGTGTAGTcaggaaaaggaaacaacaaaatggaagcattaGATAAATGGATcaaatattaaacaacaaaattttattttgtttttagaaaacttttctttaataaatacaaattttgaaaatgtacaatttgggacatgctcaagctgacttgccccaaatggtagagttagaaacataccaggggactccaatttaatcccatcaaggtggcatgtaccaatgccatctcaccagtccaagtgatcaatttcagttcacaattgagcataatgaaaggactaagagtcaaaggaagcacataaacaagtctagtacctgctaatactaactgatagaataaataaaggggagagtgatccaacatggaaagtgagatactcagcagactcatagaatggcggatgtcctaaacagcactctggcctcagaatcagccctaaaggcattccaatatggctgaaaatcccatgagagtatttcaggcatggaaagcccaagacactctggcaaaaaaaaaaaaaaaaaaaaaaaaaaaaaacacctaaatgaaagatctctgtgagtgagatcccagtggaaagaacaggtcttcaaagaaggaggtacctttctctgaagggaggagagaacctccactttgactatgaccttgtctaaacaagataagagtcagagaactcaaggggcttccatagccttggaaactcatgactggagcatagggagattactgatgccataaacaggagtgtcaattggtaaagtcaacaacaggagtcactgtgcacttactcctcatgtaggatctctgtccttaatgtgctgtacattgagacttaatgctataacgagtactcaaacagtatatttcactttgtgtttctatgggggtgcaaactgttgaaatctttacttaatgtatactaaactgatcttctgtaaaaaaaaaaaaaaagaagaaattatcaattcccaacttgactctcactgggattaaacatgacaataggtctgatctgatttcatcatcatttaaaaaatcatctattatttttcactttatgtttgtgtgggagaaaactgttgaaatctttacttaatatatgctaaactgatcttctgtatataaagagaatcgaaaatgaatcctcatgtgaatggaaggggagagggagtaggaaaggggagggatgcaggtgggagagatgatatgggggggaagccattgtaatccataagccgtactttggaaatttatattcattaaataaaagttaaaaaaaatagtgaaaaaaaattttgaaaatacaacttgtggattatagcagtttttcttcccatcaccaccctcccacctgcaaaacatcccatctcctactccttctcccatcccattcttcattaagattcatttttaattatctttatatacagaaggtcaacttagtatatactaaggaaagatttcaacagattgcacccacacagacacacaaagtgtaaagtattgtttgaatactagttttaccattaattcacatagtacaaaacaTCAAGGACACAGAtcttacatgggaagtaagtgcagggtgactcctgttgttgatttaacaattggcactcttatttatgatgtcagttatcaccgagcctcttgtcatgagctgccaaggctatggaaatctcttgagttcacaaactctgaccttatttagacaaggccataatcaaagtggaagtttcctcctcccttcagagaatggtacctccttttttgatggtccCCTCTTTCCAcaggcatctcactcacagagatcgttcatttaggtcatttttttgccagagtgtcttggctttccatgcctgagaaactctcatgggctttttagcaagatctgaatgccttaagggctgattctgaggccagagtgctgtttagggcattggtgattctaggagtctgctgtgtatcttgcttcccatgttggatcattctctcctttttaattttttcaattatttttagcaggcactgatcttatttatgtgatccctttgacaaataatcctatctttatgatcaattatgaacttaaactgatcactttgactagtaagatggcattggtacctgccaacttaatgggatttggagccccatggcatttttctagctctaccattaggggtaagtccgagtgagcatgtgcaaaaatgtacctctcctccctctcttattcccactcttatttttgacaaggatcaattttcagttgaatttaaacacctaagaataattgtatgttaattaaagagttcaaccaatggtattaagtagaaaaaggaaatactaaaaagaataaaatagtaagctactcctcaacagtcaggacaagggctgatcaagtcattgtttctcatcatgtcagtttcacttctacaggcttccttttaggtgctcagttagttgtcacagatcagggagaacatatgatatttgtccctttgggactggcttattttactcagcatgatgttttccagattcatccattttgttgcaaatgatcagattttttaaaaattgctgtgcagtgttctatagagtgcatatcccataatttatttatccagtcttctgctgatgggcatttaggttgattccatgtcttagctattgtgaattgagctgcagtaaacactgAGGTAcaaatagctcttttatttaccaatttaatttcctttaggtaaattccaaggagtgggatggctgggttgtgtggtagggctatattcagatttctgaggaatctccaaactgtcttacataatggctttaccagttcacCTTCCCACCAACCatagattagtgtgccttttttcccacatcctcaccagcatctgttgttcgttgatgtctgtatgaaagcctttctaactggggcaaggtgaaacctcattgtggttttgatttgcatttccctgatggctagtgatcctgaacattttttcatgtgtttgttggccatttggatttcctcttttgaaaaatgtctgcttagatccttggcccatctcttaagtgggttgtttgttttgtttttgtggagttttttgatctctttatagattcaggttattaatcttttatcagttgcataatttgcaaacattttttcccattctgtttgttgcctctttaattttctgactgtttcttttgcggtacagaaacttctcaatttgctgtaatcccaattgttaattttagcatttttttaacaGTGTAACTggcttaatttttaagttttattttgaatttacctTTCAAAATGTACCTAGGTATTATATGCAAGAAATGCTTTTATATAATAGGTTGTCCCCTGGATTACTTATTACACAAAACTCCACTGGTACTACACATTTCAAGTGTTTTTGAATCATAGAACCTAAGAATTTGTGAAAACCAAAAGGAATCTTTAAGACTGGAGGAACTCTACAACAGCTCAACTTTGGGCTTGATTGGAGATGGGAGAAGGGGTGTTCCTGTACTGCATTTCACATCTCTCAAAAATAGGAAGTGTTTTAGCAGCTTAAAGCTTTTTCAGTTATATTATAAAACTCATTACACACTAGGATTTCCTCTGAAATATAGTTTACATCCCAATCAGTCATTACATACACTGGCACTTCAGCACAGGGGCAAACTAAAAACATTTCAGACCTTTAAAATTAGGCCATAGTATAAAAAACAATCCATGGTCTTACATTCAGCAAGTTCATACCAAAATACTCTTTGTAAGATAAAAGCCAAGAAAACTTGACATATGCTACAAGATTACATGTATTTACATGGCTCTTTCTTCCCTAGTGAAGGTTCACATTATACAGTTCCCCACTTTAAGCAAGCTTTGCAGGGATGTTAAGGTCACTGACAGAATAGCTTGTGCAGTGCTATaatacaaaatatgtatttgaaagctatTGAGTGACCATCAAATACTGTTCCTATAAAAAATGGTTTGGATGCATTCATTAGCAGACACCTATCGAACTGCAGTTAAAGAAGGCTGATGGGTAAACTTGTGCCCTTCCCATTCACCACTGCATAATCCACTGAACTGTAACTTATTAAggaaaattcacattttcttttggcAGTGCATTGGGTTGTTGACATTACTAGTTTGTTTCTAGAACATAAACTTTCAAAGGTTCAACTAGTTTTTGATCCTTGTGTTAGGTGATTAATTTGATTCACTGACCTTAAGCAGCTCACTACTGATCCATGAATGATAATCATAACTACTTTCCCCCAACAGACAATAGAAAACTTATTTCTTTTGCCCTCCCCTAAATCTAAACGAATGAGAATCCAAACTTGAATGGTTTCACCTCAAAGTTACTCAATTGAGGACACTTAGTAGGAATTACAATTATTTAGTTATCTTAAGTTGCACTGATACTACCATTATATCACAGTGCACACAAAACAAATGAGATATATGCTTATACTAATCAGTTTTACACAAATAAACTCCCTAGTCAAATTTGTTTCAGGCCAATTTAAACATTAGCACTTAACAGTTTTATACCTGTACTTTAAGTAAGGTTTTAAGTTGAAatgtcattatttctttatctgaaggaTTAAAGGAAACAGGACCCCAGTGGCTAGGTGGTTTGGGAACACTCGGGGATGGCGGCTCACTGAGTTTGGCTCCAGCATAGTTCTGATTGGCTTGTGGCTTAAAAAGTAAGCTAGGACTTGACAAGTTCGCGTTCCAGTTTTGATTATTTGGGAAGTTTTTGTTCTTCTCTCCGTTTTGCATGGCTTGCCATGTGGCTGCTGATGAGTTGCAACCatgtcctctttcttttttcttatgaaCAATCTTCATCTGGGAATTCTGATCCCTGGTCTTCTGTCTGTTAAGCTGCTGTTGGTTCTTACTATTTCTAGACTGAGGGGCTGGAATGTTATACCTCTCTCCACCACCCATCTTCAGCTTCTTTGTCACCTTTCGGTCTGCTGCCCAGAGTGCAGGGTTCCCACTGCCTGGCCTCTTCCTTGCTGCCGCGCCTAGCTTTCTGGCTGATCCTCTCCTTTGTCTCAGGACAGAGGTGTTCATGGGCCAGTCTGCCGAGTTCAGCCTAGGAGCTGAGGCCAACATCTGAGTGTCCTCAGCACACAAGCGTGAGAAGTCCGACTTCACGCTCGGAACTACGGCGGCCACTGCCTCTCGACATAGAggcctccctccctttccaggGAGGGACGAAAGCAGAGATCAAACAACCTGCAAGCACCGACCAGCTAGCAGCCGACCGCCTGGTGTCTCCAACCGATGTCCACCTCCTGCCTCTACCGACCAATTTTAGCATTGACTGCCTGTG contains these protein-coding regions:
- the LOC138848414 gene encoding proline-rich nuclear receptor coactivator 2-like — encoded protein: MGGGERYNIPAPQSRNSKNQQQLNRQKTRDQNSQMKIVHKKKERGHGCNSSAATWQAMQNGEKNKNFPNNQNWNANLSSPSLLFKPQANQNYAGAKLSEPPSPSVPKPPSHWGPVSFNPSDKEIMTFQLKTLLKVQV